The following are encoded in a window of Congzhengia minquanensis genomic DNA:
- the sfsA gene encoding DNA/RNA nuclease SfsA: protein MNYHNITEGIFISRPNRFIAKVEINGQTETVHVKNTGRCKELLIEGAKVFLERSGNPNRKTQFDLVAVQKGDLLINMDAQAPNKIFAEWAETHIDGLTLVKPEVTHGDSRFDFYMEAGLKRTFVEVKGVTLEQDGVVMFPDAPTERGLKHLRGLEKCVAEGFDALVVFIVQMERAAYFCANAKTHLAFAEELSRAKQAGVRVLALNCCVKPDEIMALGEIETKI, encoded by the coding sequence ATGAACTATCATAATATTACAGAGGGAATTTTTATTTCCCGCCCAAACCGGTTTATTGCAAAGGTTGAAATAAACGGACAAACTGAAACCGTTCATGTGAAGAACACCGGCAGGTGCAAGGAGCTTTTAATAGAAGGCGCTAAAGTGTTTTTGGAACGAAGCGGCAACCCCAACCGCAAAACGCAGTTCGATTTGGTAGCGGTGCAGAAAGGCGATTTGCTCATTAACATGGACGCACAGGCCCCAAACAAAATTTTTGCAGAGTGGGCCGAAACGCACATTGACGGTCTGACGCTGGTGAAGCCTGAGGTAACACATGGCGACTCCAGATTCGATTTTTACATGGAAGCCGGACTGAAGCGCACATTTGTGGAAGTAAAGGGCGTAACGCTGGAACAAGACGGTGTGGTGATGTTTCCCGATGCGCCCACAGAGCGGGGGCTAAAGCATTTGCGCGGCCTTGAAAAATGCGTTGCAGAAGGATTTGACGCGCTTGTCGTGTTTATTGTTCAGATGGAGCGGGCAGCCTATTTTTGTGCCAACGCAAAAACCCACCTGGCCTTTGCCGAGGAGCTTTCGCGGGCAAAGCAGGCAGGCGTTCGTGTTCTGGCGCTGAACTGTTGTGTAAAACCCGACGAAATTATGGCGTTGGGGGAAATTGAGACCAAAATTTGA
- the secG gene encoding preprotein translocase subunit SecG, producing MWLTIVRIIHLILSLILIVVVLLQSGKAQGLSGAIAGGSETFFGKNKGRTIDAILEKWTSVVAIAFLVTSVALFFLS from the coding sequence ATGTGGCTTACGATTGTTCGTATAATCCATTTGATATTGTCATTAATTTTAATCGTGGTTGTCTTGCTGCAGTCGGGAAAAGCACAGGGGCTTTCCGGTGCGATTGCAGGCGGTTCTGAAACGTTTTTTGGTAAGAACAAAGGCAGAACGATTGATGCGATATTAGAAAAGTGGACATCGGTTGTTGCTATCGCGTTTTTAGTAACCTCTGTTGCGCTGTTTTTCTTATCTTAA
- the uvrC gene encoding excinuclease ABC subunit UvrC: protein MVDKELLKNLPGDPGVYIMKDKTGKVIYVGKAKVLKNRVRQYFQNTERHAPKVAAMVSHVDTFEYILTDSELEALILECNLIKKYRPYYNILLKDDKNYPYIKVTTNEEYPRIRFVRRMQKDGAKYFGPYSGGTAVREAMDLACKLFQIPTCEINLPKDLGKKRACINAQIGRCCAPCEIPISKEEYNERIKEACLFLGGGATELLEKLTEEMNAAAENLEFERAASLRDKIGGIRQMEKKQKIVSDRHADEDVIGFYSQENRTFVEVFFIRSGRLMGRRDTVMTNTAGMTEGETASSFLKQFYQDADFVPQNIYVQYECEDEELLSSWLSEISGRSVKIRTPQRGEKKALVEMANKNAKQAALNFMLKNAEGRKGVKRLILDLKEELGLTSPPYRIESYDISNTAGEDNVGSMVVFVNGEPAKRYYRRFKIETAMGGDDYHSMAEMILRRLKHAREEEKQIETGELLKEKAKFLPLPDCIFLDGGKGHLSVISELLELTDTDIPLFAMVKDDKHRTAALLKSDGSRVGLKPRSEEFRLVSAIQEEVHRFAIEYHRNLRGKRMKGSALEAIDGVGRKTAEKLLMHFKSIGAVKNAEIEELKKAGVSRTTAENIYSHFRK from the coding sequence ATGGTTGACAAGGAACTGCTGAAAAATTTACCGGGCGACCCGGGCGTTTATATTATGAAAGACAAAACCGGCAAGGTTATTTATGTGGGCAAGGCAAAGGTATTGAAAAACCGCGTTCGGCAATATTTTCAAAACACAGAGCGGCACGCGCCCAAGGTGGCGGCTATGGTTTCTCATGTGGACACGTTTGAATATATTTTAACCGACAGCGAATTGGAAGCCCTGATTTTAGAATGTAACCTGATTAAAAAATACCGCCCCTATTACAACATTTTGTTGAAGGATGACAAAAACTACCCCTATATTAAAGTTACCACAAATGAGGAGTATCCGCGCATTCGGTTCGTGCGTCGGATGCAAAAGGACGGGGCAAAATATTTTGGGCCATATTCCGGCGGGACAGCCGTCCGCGAGGCCATGGATTTAGCCTGCAAGCTGTTTCAGATTCCTACCTGTGAAATTAATTTGCCGAAAGATTTGGGGAAAAAGCGGGCGTGTATCAACGCGCAGATTGGAAGATGCTGTGCACCCTGCGAAATTCCCATCAGCAAAGAGGAATATAACGAACGGATTAAGGAGGCCTGTTTATTTTTAGGCGGCGGCGCAACAGAGCTTTTGGAAAAACTGACGGAGGAGATGAACGCCGCGGCGGAGAACCTGGAATTTGAGCGCGCGGCCTCGCTGCGTGACAAAATTGGCGGCATCCGTCAGATGGAGAAAAAACAGAAAATTGTTTCAGACCGGCATGCCGACGAGGACGTAATCGGGTTTTATAGCCAGGAAAACAGAACGTTTGTAGAGGTGTTTTTCATTCGTTCCGGCCGGCTCATGGGACGGCGTGACACGGTGATGACCAACACCGCAGGAATGACAGAGGGGGAAACCGCCTCCAGCTTTTTAAAGCAGTTTTACCAGGATGCAGACTTTGTGCCGCAGAATATTTATGTTCAATATGAATGTGAAGACGAAGAACTTCTGTCCTCATGGCTTTCCGAGATTTCCGGCCGCAGTGTAAAAATTCGCACACCTCAGCGGGGAGAAAAAAAGGCGTTGGTGGAAATGGCCAACAAAAACGCCAAGCAGGCGGCCTTGAATTTTATGCTGAAAAATGCCGAGGGCAGGAAGGGTGTAAAACGGCTGATCTTAGATTTAAAGGAAGAACTGGGGCTTACGTCCCCGCCTTACCGAATTGAGTCTTACGACATATCCAACACTGCCGGGGAAGATAATGTAGGCTCCATGGTTGTTTTTGTAAACGGGGAGCCTGCAAAACGCTATTACAGAAGATTTAAAATTGAAACCGCCATGGGAGGAGACGATTATCACAGCATGGCGGAAATGATTTTGCGCCGCTTAAAACATGCCCGTGAGGAAGAAAAACAAATTGAAACGGGGGAGCTTTTGAAAGAAAAAGCAAAATTTCTGCCGCTGCCCGACTGCATCTTTTTAGACGGCGGAAAAGGGCACCTTTCTGTTATTTCAGAACTTTTGGAACTGACTGACACCGACATTCCGCTATTTGCAATGGTGAAAGATGACAAGCACCGAACCGCTGCCCTCTTGAAGTCTGACGGCAGCCGTGTGGGCCTAAAACCACGGTCAGAGGAGTTTCGCTTGGTGTCGGCAATACAGGAGGAGGTGCACCGCTTTGCCATTGAATATCACCGCAATTTGCGGGGTAAACGCATGAAGGGCTCCGCGCTGGAAGCAATAGACGGGGTGGGGCGTAAAACGGCGGAAAAGCTGCTTATGCATTTTAAATCTATCGGCGCCGTAAAAAATGCTGAAATTGAGGAGCTTAAAAAAGCAGGTGTCAGCCGAACAACGGCGGAGAATATTTACAGCCACTTCAGAAAATAA
- a CDS encoding IreB family regulatory phosphoprotein: protein MDLDTTQMFQFGANRDDFIKNIVMEVYSALLEKGYNPISQMVGYILSGDPTYITGHKNARALVMKVERDEILEALVKYYVENN from the coding sequence ATGGATTTAGACACAACACAGATGTTTCAGTTCGGAGCAAACCGAGACGATTTTATTAAAAACATCGTAATGGAAGTTTACTCTGCGCTTTTAGAAAAAGGATACAACCCAATCAGCCAAATGGTGGGATATATTCTGTCAGGTGATCCGACGTATATTACCGGCCATAAAAACGCCCGCGCGTTGGTTATGAAAGTTGAGCGGGACGAAATTTTAGAAGCGCTTGTAAAATATTACGTGGAAAACAATTAA
- a CDS encoding NAD-dependent protein deacylase — MLKELIDTYQNIVFFGGAGVSTESGIPDFRSVDGLYNEIYDYPPETIISHSFFVKNPKEFFRFYKNKMIYPNAAPNVTHKALAHLEQQGKVKAVVTQNIDGLHQMAGSKCVYELHGSVHRNYCMNCGKFFGLDAVLEADGVPKCSCGGTIKPDVVLYEEGLDGKTVSGAIAAIQNADLLVVGGTSLTVYPAAGMIDYFRGDKLILINKTVTPFDSRADIVINESLGSVFKEILEGDK; from the coding sequence ATGTTAAAGGAACTGATTGATACGTACCAAAATATTGTTTTTTTCGGCGGCGCGGGCGTGTCCACAGAAAGCGGAATTCCAGACTTTCGCAGCGTAGATGGGCTTTATAATGAAATTTATGATTATCCGCCGGAAACCATTATTTCACACTCCTTCTTTGTGAAGAATCCGAAAGAGTTTTTTCGGTTTTATAAAAACAAAATGATTTATCCAAACGCCGCGCCCAATGTAACGCACAAAGCACTGGCGCACTTAGAGCAGCAGGGTAAGGTGAAAGCGGTGGTAACGCAGAACATTGACGGTTTGCACCAAATGGCCGGCAGCAAGTGCGTTTATGAGCTGCACGGTTCCGTGCACAGAAATTATTGCATGAACTGCGGCAAATTTTTCGGCTTAGACGCTGTTTTAGAAGCAGACGGCGTGCCCAAATGCAGCTGCGGCGGAACGATTAAGCCTGACGTTGTGCTGTATGAGGAGGGGTTAGACGGCAAAACAGTGTCCGGTGCGATTGCGGCTATACAAAATGCGGATTTATTGGTGGTGGGCGGCACGTCCCTTACGGTATATCCTGCGGCAGGCATGATCGATTATTTTCGCGGAGACAAGCTGATTTTAATTAATAAAACTGTAACGCCCTTTGACAGCAGGGCAGACATTGTGATCAACGAGAGTTTAGGCTCTGTTTTTAAAGAAATTTTGGAGGGAGACAAATGA
- the rnr gene encoding ribonuclease R: MTQKEKILGFMKENMKIPMTAEEMAVMLSVPKQDMTEFFNIIEELELEGKIVKTKKKRFATGALLGLVTGKFIGNERGFGFVEPEENDGADNFGDVFIGAENTGGALHGDIVMTKIITKPDGDRRREGEIVKIVQPAEHKIVGRFTRNENTGFVVPVYRRYATDFYIEPGNRNGAQDGDMVVAELLKRGSGKKSPEAKIISVIGNINTPGMDILSVIESRSVPYEFDEDVLNAAKHAAITVSPKDTEGRLDLRSEQIITIDGDDAKDLDDAVHVKKLENGRFELGVHIADVGNYVPVGGKIDREAYLRGTSIYLADRVIPMLPEVLSNGICSLNEGEDRLTLSVIMEIDKSGVVVDHKIYESVICSSKRMTYTDVTAIVEGDEEKRERFSDLVEMIGRMAELRAILRKKRVSRGSIDFNFDEARIVLDENGKPIDIVKRERGVSNSMIEEFMLVCNETVAEHMFWLNIPFVYRVHEEPDPDTMKEFAKFIAPLGYSIKHSNGKVHPRELAALIRSLTGKREEMIISSVALRSLMKARYSNENLGHFGLAAKYYCHFTSPIRRYPDLCIHRIIKEHLNGRLNVKKLAAFTAEAAKQSSDRELEAVDLERTIEDMKKAEFMHDRVGDVYSAVITSITPFGMFAALENTIEGLIRLADLNDDYYIYDEKTRSISGEHNGKTFQVGETIEIRVARADPQSGKIDFVLNAQENNQNSRRKAFLKKHREQVKTKKNTKIKTAKYLKKRQKKH; the protein is encoded by the coding sequence TTGACACAAAAAGAAAAGATTTTAGGCTTTATGAAAGAAAATATGAAAATTCCCATGACTGCGGAAGAAATGGCGGTAATGCTCAGCGTTCCGAAACAGGACATGACGGAGTTTTTCAATATTATAGAGGAATTAGAACTGGAAGGTAAAATCGTGAAAACAAAGAAAAAGCGGTTTGCTACCGGCGCGCTTTTAGGACTTGTAACCGGTAAATTTATTGGTAACGAGCGCGGCTTCGGCTTTGTTGAGCCTGAGGAAAACGACGGAGCGGACAACTTCGGCGATGTGTTCATCGGCGCCGAAAACACCGGCGGTGCGCTTCATGGCGACATCGTCATGACGAAAATTATTACAAAGCCGGACGGAGACAGGCGGCGCGAAGGCGAGATTGTAAAAATTGTTCAGCCGGCAGAGCACAAAATTGTCGGCAGATTTACAAGAAACGAAAACACCGGATTTGTGGTTCCTGTTTACAGAAGATACGCCACGGACTTTTATATTGAACCGGGCAACCGGAATGGCGCACAAGACGGAGACATGGTTGTGGCGGAACTTTTAAAGCGGGGGAGCGGAAAGAAAAGCCCCGAGGCAAAAATCATTTCTGTGATTGGAAACATCAACACGCCGGGCATGGACATTCTGTCTGTCATTGAAAGCCGCAGCGTTCCCTACGAGTTTGACGAAGATGTTTTAAACGCCGCAAAGCATGCGGCAATAACGGTCTCGCCGAAAGACACAGAGGGAAGGCTCGATTTAAGGTCGGAACAAATTATCACCATTGACGGCGACGACGCAAAGGATTTAGACGATGCAGTCCACGTAAAGAAACTGGAAAACGGCAGGTTTGAACTTGGCGTTCATATTGCGGACGTAGGGAATTATGTGCCGGTCGGCGGCAAAATCGACCGCGAAGCTTATCTGCGCGGCACCAGCATCTATCTTGCAGATCGGGTGATTCCCATGCTGCCAGAGGTGCTGTCAAATGGCATTTGCAGCCTAAATGAAGGAGAAGACCGACTGACGCTGTCCGTCATTATGGAGATTGACAAAAGCGGCGTGGTGGTGGACCACAAAATTTACGAAAGCGTGATTTGCTCAAGCAAGCGCATGACCTACACAGATGTTACGGCAATTGTGGAAGGTGATGAGGAAAAGCGGGAACGGTTTTCTGACTTGGTAGAGATGATCGGCCGCATGGCGGAGCTTCGGGCCATCCTGCGCAAAAAGCGCGTGTCGAGAGGCAGCATCGACTTTAATTTCGACGAAGCACGAATTGTATTGGACGAAAACGGTAAACCCATTGACATTGTAAAACGAGAGCGGGGCGTTTCGAACAGCATGATTGAGGAGTTTATGCTCGTCTGCAACGAAACGGTGGCAGAGCACATGTTTTGGCTGAATATCCCCTTTGTTTACCGGGTGCATGAAGAACCCGATCCGGATACGATGAAAGAATTTGCAAAGTTTATTGCGCCGCTGGGATATAGCATTAAACATTCCAATGGAAAGGTTCATCCCAGGGAGCTGGCCGCGCTGATCCGCAGCCTTACGGGTAAACGGGAAGAAATGATTATCAGCAGCGTTGCCCTGCGTTCTTTAATGAAAGCGCGCTACAGCAATGAAAACTTAGGGCATTTTGGTCTTGCGGCGAAATATTACTGCCACTTTACATCCCCGATCCGGCGGTATCCTGATCTCTGCATTCACAGGATTATAAAAGAACACTTAAATGGCAGGCTAAACGTTAAAAAGCTTGCGGCGTTCACGGCAGAGGCTGCAAAACAGTCCAGCGACCGCGAGCTTGAGGCGGTTGATTTAGAGCGCACCATTGAGGATATGAAAAAGGCGGAATTTATGCACGACCGCGTTGGCGACGTTTATTCCGCAGTTATCACCAGCATTACACCCTTTGGCATGTTTGCCGCATTGGAAAACACCATTGAAGGCTTAATCCGTCTGGCAGACTTAAACGACGACTATTATATCTATGACGAAAAAACCAGATCAATTTCCGGCGAACACAACGGGAAAACCTTTCAGGTGGGCGAAACAATTGAAATCCGTGTGGCCCGGGCAGACCCGCAGTCGGGCAAAATTGATTTTGTATTAAATGCTCAGGAAAACAACCAGAACAGCCGTCGGAAAGCGTTTTTAAAAAAGCACCGGGAACAGGTAAAAACGAAAAAGAATACGAAAATAAAGACCGCAAAATATTTAAAAAAGCGACAGAAAAAACACTAA
- the rpmE gene encoding 50S ribosomal protein L31, with amino-acid sequence MKEGIHPEYKQTTIKCACGEVIETGSTKENITVEICSKCHPFFTGKQKLVDTGGRVEKFRKRFGMKSE; translated from the coding sequence ATGAAAGAGGGAATCCATCCGGAATATAAGCAGACCACAATTAAATGTGCCTGCGGCGAAGTGATTGAAACAGGCTCGACAAAAGAGAACATCACCGTCGAAATTTGTTCAAAATGCCATCCGTTCTTTACAGGAAAACAGAAGCTTGTTGATACGGGCGGCCGTGTTGAAAAGTTTAGAAAGAGATTTGGTATGAAATCCGAATAA
- the plsX gene encoding phosphate acyltransferase PlsX: MRIAVDAFGGDNAPDEIVKGSVQAVLNLNCEIILVGDETILKNKLAQAGYSGSKITIQHASEVIDGEDAPVDAVRHKKDSSMMVALSLCKNGEADAVVSAGNTGAYFAGAFHVLGRIKGIRRPALTAFMPTVNNTKSVIMDVGANADCKPENLEQFAQMGSLYAEKILGIQNPKVYLVNIGTEEHKGNELSQKAHALMKENKNINFCGNIESRELTAGFADVIICDGFTGNIILKAIEGTASALFGLIKKSFMKTLATKISALMMKPHIKELKSMLDYSEYGGVPLLGIDGVVIKAHGSSDAKAFENAVRSAVVFSETGLNADLKALYAQQQDQDAAKM, translated from the coding sequence ATGCGAATCGCTGTAGACGCCTTTGGCGGCGACAATGCGCCCGACGAGATTGTAAAAGGCAGCGTTCAGGCGGTTTTAAACTTAAACTGTGAAATTATTTTGGTTGGAGACGAAACCATTTTAAAAAATAAACTGGCCCAAGCCGGATATAGCGGCAGCAAAATTACCATTCAACATGCGTCTGAAGTGATTGACGGGGAGGACGCTCCCGTAGATGCAGTACGGCATAAGAAAGATTCTTCCATGATGGTAGCGCTTTCGCTTTGCAAAAACGGTGAAGCCGACGCTGTGGTGAGCGCGGGGAACACCGGTGCATATTTTGCCGGGGCGTTTCATGTGCTTGGGCGCATTAAGGGCATTCGCCGCCCGGCACTGACGGCGTTTATGCCCACGGTGAACAACACCAAAAGCGTGATTATGGATGTGGGCGCCAATGCGGACTGCAAGCCTGAAAATTTAGAGCAGTTCGCCCAGATGGGCTCGTTGTATGCGGAAAAAATTCTGGGCATTCAAAATCCAAAAGTATATCTGGTGAATATCGGCACCGAGGAGCATAAGGGCAATGAGCTTTCACAGAAAGCCCATGCCCTGATGAAAGAAAACAAAAACATTAACTTTTGTGGCAATATTGAGTCGAGGGAACTGACAGCGGGCTTTGCCGACGTAATTATCTGTGACGGGTTCACGGGCAACATTATCCTAAAGGCAATTGAGGGCACCGCCTCGGCGTTGTTTGGTCTGATTAAAAAAAGCTTTATGAAAACGCTGGCCACAAAAATTTCTGCACTGATGATGAAACCGCACATTAAGGAACTGAAGTCCATGCTGGACTATTCGGAATATGGCGGCGTGCCGCTTTTGGGAATTGACGGCGTTGTGATTAAGGCTCACGGAAGCTCAGACGCAAAGGCCTTTGAAAACGCAGTCAGAAGCGCGGTTGTTTTTTCTGAAACCGGTTTAAACGCCGATTTAAAGGCGCTTTACGCACAACAGCAAGATCAGGATGCAGCAAAAATGTGA
- a CDS encoding SGNH/GDSL hydrolase family protein, with product MTKIFVVGDSISMHYNDDLKRFLSGYAMLKRKGEGEKPGDLDYESKVNGGDSACVLGYLQATPDIDADIFIINCGLHDIKFYHEVGHLQVEPEDYRENLKQIAAHIQKLGKQMVWVMSTTVDDEIHKKNCSVFFRKNEDIKQYNHIAKEVMEQMGVPIIDLHDFTEKLGDGVFCDHVHFKPHVRTLHAAFIAGQVIGLFGLKKTYELS from the coding sequence ATGACAAAGATTTTTGTAGTGGGAGACAGCATTTCTATGCACTACAACGACGATTTAAAACGGTTCTTGTCGGGCTATGCCATGCTAAAGAGAAAGGGCGAGGGCGAAAAACCAGGTGATTTGGACTATGAATCGAAGGTAAACGGCGGCGACAGCGCCTGCGTTTTGGGATATCTACAGGCAACGCCGGACATTGACGCAGACATTTTTATTATAAACTGCGGCCTGCATGATATTAAATTTTATCATGAGGTTGGACACCTTCAGGTAGAGCCGGAGGACTACAGGGAAAACTTAAAACAAATTGCGGCGCATATCCAAAAGCTGGGAAAACAAATGGTTTGGGTCATGTCCACCACAGTAGATGATGAAATACATAAAAAGAACTGTTCCGTTTTCTTTCGGAAAAATGAGGATATTAAGCAATACAACCACATTGCAAAAGAGGTTATGGAGCAGATGGGCGTTCCGATTATCGACCTTCACGATTTTACCGAAAAGTTAGGGGACGGCGTGTTCTGTGACCATGTACACTTTAAACCCCATGTCCGCACACTTCATGCGGCGTTTATTGCAGGTCAGGTAATTGGCCTGTTCGGCCTTAAAAAGACCTATGAACTATCATAA
- the queG gene encoding tRNA epoxyqueuosine(34) reductase QueG encodes MKEKIKAFAKTLQIEFTGIAPAEPMNELREILQDRRRTFGLPAFEEPDLEKRTVPERTLPGAKSIVVCLFPYHSELCAAQNLAKFAQIPDYHTVVMERLEKLCGFIKGLFPKANLAPFVDTGPLADKYLAFQAGLGFFGKNTLLINEIYGSYVFVGYIVTNLPLEPDTPSDKTCMGCGKCLALCPGRALSGGGLNAFRCVSYITQLKEADAKQKKILSAQQSVYGCDVCQEVCPHNQDIPQTPIDEWKQPKLTSLEQEKISAMSKREFKRIYKEYPFSWRGKDALLKNFEK; translated from the coding sequence ATGAAAGAAAAAATTAAGGCGTTTGCGAAAACGCTGCAAATAGAATTTACTGGCATTGCCCCGGCAGAACCGATGAATGAGCTAAGAGAAATTCTGCAGGATAGGCGGCGCACCTTTGGCCTGCCCGCCTTTGAAGAACCGGATTTGGAGAAGCGCACGGTGCCGGAGCGAACGCTGCCCGGAGCAAAGAGCATTGTTGTGTGCCTGTTCCCTTATCACAGCGAACTTTGCGCAGCGCAAAACCTCGCAAAATTTGCCCAAATTCCAGACTACCACACGGTAGTTATGGAGCGGCTGGAAAAATTGTGCGGATTTATCAAAGGGCTGTTCCCAAAAGCCAATCTTGCTCCCTTTGTGGACACCGGACCGTTGGCGGACAAGTATTTGGCATTTCAGGCCGGGCTGGGCTTTTTTGGGAAAAACACGCTTTTGATAAACGAAATATACGGCTCATATGTGTTTGTCGGTTATATCGTTACCAATTTACCCCTTGAACCCGACACACCGTCTGACAAAACTTGTATGGGCTGCGGCAAATGCTTAGCGCTTTGCCCGGGGCGTGCACTTTCCGGCGGCGGACTAAACGCGTTTCGGTGCGTTTCTTATATTACCCAGCTAAAAGAAGCAGATGCGAAGCAAAAAAAGATTCTATCCGCACAGCAATCCGTCTATGGCTGTGACGTTTGTCAGGAAGTTTGCCCCCATAATCAGGACATACCGCAAACACCCATTGACGAATGGAAGCAGCCGAAACTGACCAGCCTGGAACAGGAGAAAATTTCGGCCATGAGCAAACGGGAATTTAAACGTATTTACAAAGAATATCCCTTTTCATGGCGCGGAAAAGACGCTCTTTTGAAGAATTTTGAGAAATAA
- a CDS encoding glycine--tRNA ligase — MKNIDKTMEKIVALCKGRGFVYPGSDIYGGLANAWDYGPLGVELKNNVKRAWWKKFIQESPYNVGLDAAILMNPKTWVASGHVGGFSDPLMDCKECKARYRADKLIEDFMFEKCEPQVVDGWSDEKMLSFITENNIVCPKCGKKNFTDIRKFNLMFKTFQGVTEDSSSEIFLRPETAQGIFVNFKNVQRTTRKKVPFGIGQVGKSFRNEITPGNFIFRTREFEQMELEFFCKPGEDLEWFAYWKDFCKNWLMSLGVKEENIKMRDHSPEELSHYSNATTDIEFMFPFGWGELWGIADRTDFDLKQHATHSGENFEYTDPVTNEKYVPYCIEPSLGADRVTLAFLVDAYDEEEGEKETRTVLRLHPALSPVKIAVLPLSKKLSDGAMELYGMLSKKYMCDYDDAGSIGKRYRRQDEIGTPFCVTYDFDSLEKGTVTVRDRDTMEQVTLPIDGLDAYFADKFDF; from the coding sequence ATGAAGAACATTGACAAAACGATGGAAAAAATCGTGGCGCTGTGTAAGGGCAGAGGATTTGTATATCCCGGCTCGGATATTTACGGCGGCCTTGCAAACGCGTGGGACTATGGTCCTTTAGGCGTGGAGCTGAAAAACAACGTAAAACGTGCCTGGTGGAAAAAGTTTATTCAGGAAAGCCCTTATAATGTGGGACTGGACGCGGCTATTTTAATGAATCCTAAAACCTGGGTGGCTTCCGGCCATGTGGGCGGTTTCTCTGACCCGCTGATGGACTGCAAGGAGTGCAAAGCGCGCTACCGTGCCGATAAACTGATTGAAGACTTTATGTTTGAAAAATGCGAACCGCAAGTGGTGGACGGCTGGTCAGACGAAAAGATGCTTTCCTTTATCACTGAAAACAACATCGTTTGTCCCAAATGCGGAAAGAAAAATTTCACCGATATCCGCAAATTTAATCTGATGTTCAAAACCTTTCAGGGTGTTACAGAAGACAGTTCTTCTGAAATATTCCTGCGTCCCGAAACTGCGCAGGGTATTTTTGTAAACTTTAAAAATGTGCAGCGCACAACCAGAAAAAAAGTTCCTTTCGGAATCGGACAGGTGGGCAAGTCGTTCCGCAACGAAATTACACCCGGAAACTTTATTTTCAGAACAAGGGAATTTGAGCAGATGGAGCTGGAATTCTTCTGCAAGCCCGGCGAGGATTTAGAGTGGTTTGCCTATTGGAAAGACTTTTGTAAAAACTGGCTGATGTCTTTAGGCGTAAAGGAAGAAAATATTAAAATGCGCGACCACAGCCCTGAAGAGCTTTCCCACTACAGCAACGCTACCACCGACATTGAGTTTATGTTCCCCTTTGGCTGGGGAGAGTTGTGGGGCATTGCAGACAGAACCGATTTTGACTTAAAGCAGCATGCAACCCATTCCGGCGAAAACTTTGAGTATACCGACCCTGTTACAAACGAAAAATATGTTCCATACTGTATTGAACCCTCGTTGGGAGCAGACCGCGTGACGCTGGCCTTTTTGGTTGACGCCTATGACGAGGAAGAGGGCGAGAAGGAAACAAGAACCGTGCTTCGGCTTCATCCGGCGCTCTCTCCTGTGAAAATTGCAGTTCTTCCGCTTTCGAAAAAGCTTTCCGACGGCGCTATGGAACTTTATGGTATGCTTTCTAAAAAATATATGTGTGATTATGACGATGCTGGAAGCATCGGCAAGCGTTACAGAAGACAGGACGAAATTGGAACACCTTTCTGTGTGACATATGATTTTGATTCCTTAGAAAAGGGTACCGTTACCGTTCGCGATCGGGACACTATGGAACAGGTAACGCTTCCGATTGACGGACTTGACGCTTATTTTGCGGATAAATTTGACTTTTAA
- a CDS encoding HPr family phosphocarrier protein produces MLSKTIVVQNQVGLHARPATFFIQKSNEFKSSIWVEKDDRRVNAKSLLGVLSLGITKGMEITIITDGTDEKEAIEALEKLIESNFSD; encoded by the coding sequence ATGTTATCAAAAACAATTGTTGTACAAAACCAGGTAGGTCTGCACGCAAGACCGGCTACATTTTTTATACAAAAATCCAACGAGTTTAAATCGAGCATCTGGGTGGAAAAAGACGACCGCCGCGTAAATGCGAAAAGCCTTTTGGGCGTTTTGTCCTTAGGCATTACCAAGGGTATGGAAATAACGATTATTACAGACGGTACAGACGAAAAAGAAGCGATTGAAGCACTTGAGAAATTGATAGAATCGAATTTCAGCGACTAA